From a region of the Arachis ipaensis cultivar K30076 chromosome B09, Araip1.1, whole genome shotgun sequence genome:
- the LOC107615929 gene encoding uncharacterized protein LOC107615929 has protein sequence MQATCRLFAAVCSSDAAYKHALVSELPVACLLYHSGRAAMGFLSRCATVRNPAALLRLGMVALFWLGHRRGGIQTVTEAAELGDVEACYLSAMLLLSLNDKDDDEIRRGFAFFNVVCESSAVERYREVFTQVFAGPWSEINPTDPTEAIACRFGSCSTRGTIGIASDLSGVSCVQCLAEHKVRNFLVTVYV, from the coding sequence ATGCAGGCCACTTGCAGGCTATTTGCAGCCGTATGCAGTTCCGATGCCGCGTACAAGCATGCCTTGGTTTCGGAGTTACCCGTTGCTTGCCTCCTGTACCACTCTGGGCGGGCTGCAATGGGATTTCTGAGCCGATGCGCCACAGTGCGGAATCCGGCCGCGCTGCTCCGGCTAGGTATGGTTGCCTTATTCTGGCTTGGCCACCGTAGAGGTGGTATACAGACCGTGACCGAGGCAGCAGAGTTGGGAGATGTGGAGGCCTGCTACCTCTCTGCGATGCTGCTACTGTCGCTTAACGACAAGGACGATGATGAAATCCGCCGTGGATTTGCATTTTTCAATGTGGTCTGTGAGTCCAGTGCAGTTGAAAGATACAGAGAGGTGTTCACGCAGGTATTTGCGGGCCCGTGGTCGGAGATAAACCCGACGGACCCAACAGAGGCCATAGCATGCCGTTTCGGTAGTTGTTCTACCCGCGGAACAATTGGTATTGCAAGCGACTTGTCCGGTGTGTCATGTGTGCAATGCCTGGCCGAGCACAAGGTGCGAAATTTCCTCGTGACTGTTTACGTTTAA
- the LOC107615928 gene encoding uncharacterized protein LOC107615928: MDGTSKTSKKKGIVPVEHECPLNILSRNLWVRIATKVASYSIRDLFNMQATCKVFLDAGSSDAVYQHATMWHIRLVSFLFYLDRPERRFLDRCVEVRNADAILRQGMTEYFWIGRRDIGMELLDRASTEGSVELGTV; this comes from the coding sequence ATGGATGGAACCTCTAAGACAAGTAAAAAGAAAGGGATCGTACCCGTCGAGCATGAATGTCCTCTGAATATTCTCTCTCGCAATTTATGGGTGAGGATTGCCACGAAGGTTGCATCGTATTCAATCCGTGACCTATTCAACATGCAGGCTACTTGCAAGGTGTTTCTTGATGCAGGTAGTTCCGACGCTGTGTACCAACATGCGACGATGTGGCATATACGGCTagtctcttttttattttaccttgaCCGGCCTGAAAGGAGGTTCCTCGATCGCTGCGTGGAAGTAAGAAATGCGGATGCTATACTCCGGCAGGGGATGACAGAGTATTTCTGGATTGGCCGCCGTGACATAGGGATGGAACTGCTTGATAGGGCCTCGACGGAGGGTAGCGTTGAATTAGGTACTGTGTGA
- the LOC107615927 gene encoding uncharacterized protein LOC107615927, with product MPSLTTADCLPYNIWTAVSSLVTSDSVHSLCGLRMVCRATRDAASENVVFASVSIPCLIDMATIWDRCPEAVVFFSCCRESGNPELLFWEGLSECFNRRHPDAGLDLLRSAAVKGHHAAKYAMSLVTFLRPAETSTMKQALEWFRSVEAAGVLRCCMRWCYLVLMCPSRPEVHIPQIGGTPLCDSPCCPTRDNTRVIYNYYHRGSQYQHYRCYEGLRTISCVKCRTDYELILFVNGWCHRIARKPVGFPVLFDDGLLVF from the coding sequence ATGCCTAGCCTAACAACAGCGGATTGCCTCCCTTACAACATATGGACCGCCGTTTCCAGCCTCGTCACCTCAGATTCCGTCCACAGCCTGTGCGGTCTGCGGATGGTTTGTCGGGCCACACGCGATGCAGCCAGCGAGAACGTTGTGTTTGCAAGCGTGTCCATACCTTGTCTCATTGACATGGCCACGATTTGGGACCGTTGTCCCGAGGCGGTGGTTTTCTTCAGTTGCTGTAGGGAGAGCGGCAACCCGGAGCTTCTGTTTTGGGAGGGGCTAAGCGAGTGCTTCAATCGACGCCATCCCGATGCGGGGTTGGATCTGCTGCGATCTGCCGCAGTAAAGGGCCATCATGCCGCCAAATACGCCATGTCGTTGGTGACCTTTCTTCGTCCGGCCGAGACGAGCACCATGAAGCAGGCTCTGGAGTGGTTTCGTTCGGTTGAGGCCGCCGGTGTGCTTCGATGCTGCATGAGATGGTGCTACTTGGTTCTCATGTGTCCATCGCGGCCTGAAGTTCATATACCCCAGATAGGGGGCACTCCGCTATGTGATTCGCCTTGTTGCCCGACTCGGGACAACACAAGAGTCATCTACAACTACTACCATCGTGGTAGCCAGTACCAACATTATCGCTGCTACGAGGGTTTGAGGACTATCTCATGCGTCAAGTGTCGCACCGACTACGAGCTGATATTATTTGTCAACGGGTGGTGTCATCGAATCGCACGGAAACCAGTTGGTTTTCCTGTACTTTTCGACGATGGCCTTTTGGTCTTTTAA